Proteins encoded by one window of uncultured Celeribacter sp.:
- a CDS encoding formate/nitrite transporter family protein, whose translation MSQKAPSYTSEAHQEEVLEEASSMAAPLVFEVIRREGAEELQRPNSSLAMSAMIAGLALGFSVLGKALFHAYLPDTTWRPLVENLGYAIGFVIVIMGKMQLFTENTITAVVPFLTRPTQHVFVRIMQLWGIVLVFNLAGSALFAAAVYHIRFTEPEVFQALVTISEHAVEGGVWQTLFLGVGAGWLIACLVWMMPNAGSSKLFLIILVTWLISLAGFSHVIAGTCEAVLLMFTDHLTVVEGLFGFILPALVGNILGGTVIFTGLIWAQIRAERFEVDPAFALRSLRRNQSS comes from the coding sequence ATGTCGCAGAAAGCACCATCGTACACATCCGAGGCACATCAGGAAGAGGTGCTCGAAGAGGCGTCGAGCATGGCCGCGCCTTTGGTCTTTGAGGTGATCCGCCGCGAAGGCGCCGAGGAATTGCAACGACCCAACTCGTCTCTGGCCATGTCCGCGATGATCGCCGGGCTGGCGCTTGGGTTTTCGGTTTTGGGCAAGGCGCTGTTTCATGCCTATCTGCCCGACACGACGTGGCGCCCTCTGGTGGAAAACCTCGGCTATGCCATCGGTTTTGTCATTGTGATCATGGGGAAAATGCAGCTTTTCACCGAGAACACGATCACTGCCGTCGTGCCGTTTCTGACCCGCCCGACGCAGCATGTGTTTGTGCGGATCATGCAGCTTTGGGGCATTGTTTTGGTCTTCAACCTCGCCGGATCGGCGCTCTTTGCCGCGGCGGTCTATCACATTCGCTTCACCGAACCGGAGGTCTTCCAGGCGCTGGTGACGATTTCTGAGCATGCAGTCGAGGGCGGCGTCTGGCAGACGCTGTTTCTGGGCGTTGGTGCCGGGTGGCTCATCGCCTGTCTGGTCTGGATGATGCCCAATGCCGGGTCCTCAAAGCTGTTCCTGATCATTTTGGTCACTTGGCTCATTTCTCTGGCCGGGTTTTCCCATGTGATCGCCGGGACCTGTGAGGCGGTTTTGCTGATGTTCACCGATCATCTCACGGTAGTCGAAGGCCTCTTCGGATTTATCCTGCCCGCGCTTGTCGGCAATATCCTCGGCGGGACGGTAATTTTCACCGGGCTGATCTGGGCGCAAATCCGGGCGGAACGCTTTGAAGTGGACCCGGCTTTTGCCCTACGCAGCCTGCGGCGGAATCAGTCAAGCTGA
- a CDS encoding helix-turn-helix domain-containing protein yields the protein MADLNRYEWLKAVLQLPEVAASTKNVAAALAIEFANDETGKICPALPTLAEYLKLSIATIKRAIRELVTLGWLDRSEGRGAGNFTRYLLKSPGKIIPFRNRKKGSQQSLQAQKKGAPVNEKGIIAEPSYKEQSFEQKSAGGSERRDGKPSAPPRAGSTPVFVAQSSWAGKCWREFCSKMFGRDLNQLVEEVKREGQRGYLLPCAQPPWRRADWPVFRADLLTAGFGQPQSRSAA from the coding sequence ATGGCTGACCTTAACCGTTACGAATGGCTCAAGGCTGTGCTCCAACTGCCAGAGGTGGCCGCATCGACGAAAAATGTCGCAGCCGCCTTGGCGATTGAATTCGCCAATGACGAGACGGGCAAAATTTGTCCCGCGCTGCCGACTTTGGCGGAGTATCTGAAGCTGTCCATTGCGACAATTAAGCGGGCGATCCGCGAGTTGGTCACCTTGGGCTGGCTGGATCGTAGCGAGGGGCGTGGGGCCGGAAACTTCACCCGCTACCTGCTGAAATCTCCCGGCAAGATTATTCCGTTCCGCAACCGAAAAAAGGGGTCACAGCAGAGCCTTCAGGCGCAGAAAAAGGGGGCACCTGTGAACGAAAAAGGGATCATCGCTGAGCCTTCCTATAAAGAACAATCCTTTGAACAAAAAAGCGCAGGCGGGTCGGAGCGGCGGGATGGCAAGCCATCCGCCCCGCCACGCGCAGGATCTACCCCCGTATTCGTTGCGCAGTCTTCATGGGCTGGGAAATGCTGGCGAGAGTTTTGCAGTAAAATGTTTGGGCGCGACCTGAATCAGCTGGTCGAGGAGGTCAAACGGGAAGGTCAGAGAGGATATCTCTTGCCTTGTGCTCAGCCACCATGGCGACGTGCGGATTGGCCTGTGTTTCGGGCAGACCTTCTGACTGCCGGCTTTGGACAGCCCCAATCGAGGTCCGCAGCATGA
- a CDS encoding retron St85 family effector protein, translating into MDHPVRESTNKVLRSRMVQLLKDGYNILNQSNIVFVCGGNLKTDMRSKFEAVFPQLLPEYEFFKPEFAMENYFSFGDTEPFDIADFEAMVADLSIAIVLFPEAPGSFAELGYFSGQPPLSRKIVLALDLNHQRSGSFISLGPATKISKTSVFGYPIQLDYKNPDFTIVSTRITEHAKLSKRKRKFVPKEFNELSSFELFALIHRLVDLLVVATGEDIESMLRSAFKSQVSPSRIKKIVSILVGSGRLLETGDFGHLTASSERPFALTLVDGAKTELTEISVETSALLYSSENGFAPVLEGLSEC; encoded by the coding sequence ATGGACCATCCTGTTCGCGAAAGCACCAATAAAGTGTTGCGCAGCCGGATGGTCCAACTTTTAAAGGATGGTTACAACATCCTCAATCAGTCAAACATTGTTTTCGTATGTGGCGGAAACTTAAAGACCGACATGAGGAGCAAGTTTGAGGCAGTATTCCCTCAGCTCCTGCCAGAGTATGAGTTTTTCAAGCCCGAATTTGCGATGGAAAACTATTTTTCCTTTGGCGATACAGAACCTTTCGACATCGCTGATTTTGAGGCCATGGTCGCTGATCTTTCTATTGCGATAGTTCTTTTTCCAGAGGCACCCGGATCGTTCGCTGAGTTGGGCTATTTTTCGGGCCAGCCCCCACTGTCCAGAAAAATTGTTCTAGCGTTGGACCTAAACCATCAACGATCTGGAAGCTTCATATCCTTGGGACCGGCGACGAAAATATCAAAAACATCAGTATTTGGGTACCCAATCCAGCTCGATTATAAGAATCCCGATTTTACGATTGTGTCTACGCGTATCACTGAACACGCAAAGCTGTCAAAACGAAAGCGAAAGTTTGTCCCCAAAGAATTTAATGAATTGAGCAGCTTTGAGCTTTTTGCACTTATCCATCGGCTTGTTGATCTTCTTGTTGTAGCGACAGGAGAAGACATCGAGTCGATGCTACGAAGCGCGTTTAAAAGCCAAGTGTCACCAAGCCGAATCAAAAAAATTGTCTCAATCTTAGTTGGTTCTGGGAGATTGCTAGAGACCGGCGATTTTGGTCACTTAACTGCATCCAGTGAACGCCCCTTCGCGCTTACTTTGGTCGACGGGGCAAAAACAGAGCTTACAGAGATTTCTGTCGAAACATCCGCACTGCTATACTCAAGTGAAAACGGCTTTGCCCCCGTACTCGAAGGCCTTTCAGAATGCTGA
- a CDS encoding glycine zipper 2TM domain-containing protein — translation MTFHKALPLFAVTLVLLAACDRPMDDPYLFDGPKPAGYDTDLAQCKSIAATYKADDITGAAIGGAAIGGVLGAVDDSNDNELEGALGGAAAGALVGSLSAQEKVGEARRDVVIRCLQGRGYRVIG, via the coding sequence ATGACTTTTCACAAAGCCCTCCCGCTCTTCGCCGTCACCCTCGTCCTGCTCGCCGCCTGCGACCGCCCCATGGACGATCCCTACCTCTTCGACGGCCCGAAACCGGCCGGCTATGACACCGATCTGGCGCAGTGCAAATCCATCGCGGCGACCTACAAAGCCGACGACATCACCGGCGCGGCCATCGGGGGCGCCGCAATCGGAGGCGTGTTGGGCGCGGTCGATGACAGCAATGACAACGAGCTTGAAGGTGCACTTGGCGGTGCTGCGGCTGGCGCTCTGGTGGGCAGCCTGAGCGCACAGGAAAAAGTGGGCGAGGCCCGCCGCGACGTGGTCATCCGCTGCCTGCAAGGACGTGGCTACAGGGTCATTGGCTAA
- a CDS encoding lytic transglycosylase domain-containing protein, with amino-acid sequence MPSVTRRFVLFAPLALAACGNKSDVSRNRPFDPPLYPNETPELRALINKWADHYEIPRELVHRQAVRESTHRPWARNGPYWGLLQILPQTARTMGHRGPAEELLDPDVNLKYAGKYLRGAYMVSGRDIDGAMGWYARGYYYEAKRQGLLYETGLRS; translated from the coding sequence ATGCCCTCGGTCACGCGTCGTTTTGTCCTGTTTGCCCCCCTCGCTCTCGCCGCCTGTGGCAATAAATCCGATGTCTCGCGCAACCGCCCCTTCGATCCGCCGCTCTACCCGAATGAGACACCGGAACTGCGGGCTTTGATCAATAAATGGGCCGACCATTACGAAATCCCGCGCGAGCTGGTGCATCGCCAGGCGGTTCGTGAAAGCACCCACCGCCCCTGGGCGCGCAATGGGCCTTATTGGGGGCTCTTGCAAATCCTGCCACAAACCGCCCGCACCATGGGGCACCGCGGTCCGGCAGAAGAGCTTTTGGACCCCGATGTGAACCTGAAATATGCGGGCAAATACCTGCGCGGCGCTTACATGGTGTCCGGTAGAGATATTGATGGCGCCATGGGCTGGTACGCGCGCGGGTATTATTACGAAGCCAAAAGGCAGGGCCTTTTGTATGAGACCGGGCTGAGAAGCTAA
- the fabD gene encoding ACP S-malonyltransferase, whose product MTRAFVFPGQGAQTIGMGKALSEAYPAAKAVFEEVDEALGESLSSLIWEGEIETLTLTQNAQPALMATSLAAMRALEAEGFAVTDAAFVAGHSLGEYSALAAAGAISVADTARLLRTRGEAMQKAVPVGVGAMAALLGLDFATVTEVAKEAAQGEVCQAANDNDPGQVVVSGHKAAVERAVEIAKEKGAKRAVLLPVSAPFHCALMGLAADVMAEALDDVEINAPVVPLVANVRASAVTDPTLIRALLVEQVTGSVRWRESVAYMAAEGVTEIWEIGAGKALSGMVRRIEKSIACSAIGTPDDIAKLTS is encoded by the coding sequence ATGACGCGCGCATTCGTTTTCCCGGGGCAGGGCGCCCAGACCATTGGCATGGGCAAGGCTCTGTCCGAGGCCTATCCCGCGGCGAAAGCCGTATTCGAAGAGGTGGATGAGGCCTTGGGCGAAAGCCTGTCCTCGCTGATCTGGGAGGGCGAGATTGAGACGCTGACGCTGACCCAAAACGCCCAGCCTGCGCTGATGGCGACCTCTTTGGCGGCGATGCGAGCGCTGGAGGCCGAAGGCTTTGCGGTGACCGACGCGGCTTTTGTCGCCGGGCATTCCCTTGGTGAATATTCCGCTTTGGCCGCAGCGGGCGCGATCTCCGTGGCCGACACGGCGCGGCTTTTGCGCACCCGTGGCGAAGCGATGCAAAAGGCGGTTCCTGTGGGCGTGGGCGCCATGGCGGCTTTGCTGGGACTGGATTTCGCGACCGTGACAGAGGTGGCCAAAGAGGCCGCGCAAGGTGAGGTGTGCCAAGCCGCGAATGACAATGATCCGGGGCAGGTCGTGGTCTCCGGTCACAAGGCCGCCGTCGAACGCGCTGTCGAGATCGCCAAGGAAAAAGGCGCGAAACGTGCAGTGCTTTTGCCGGTCTCCGCACCGTTTCACTGCGCGCTGATGGGGCTTGCGGCGGATGTCATGGCCGAGGCGCTGGACGATGTGGAGATCAACGCGCCTGTCGTGCCTTTGGTGGCCAATGTGCGAGCCTCTGCCGTAACAGATCCGACGCTGATCCGTGCCTTGTTGGTCGAACAGGTGACAGGCTCCGTGCGTTGGCGCGAATCCGTGGCTTACATGGCGGCGGAAGGCGTGACGGAAATCTGGGAAATCGGCGCGGGCAAGGCCCTGTCCGGTATGGTGCGCCGGATTGAGAAATCCATCGCCTGTAGCGCCATCGGGACGCCGGATGATATCGCCAAACTGACTTCATGA
- a CDS encoding retron St85 family RNA-directed DNA polymerase codes for MLIKQIARSTQLNEEDLRRLAANASSHYKLYDIPKRSGGMRRIAHPSRELKAIQRWIDKVIVQRLPVHDAATAYRKGAGIRENAERHRKTLYTNRYDFANFFPSFKREQVQSFLQSAAAKVGLILSDEDADFIGCIVCRYDRLTIGAPSSPSITNAMMFPFDQLLFDYCAKRNLVYTRYADDIFISSYAPDQLLNLEARIAETKRQIPHLSIRLNRQKTVHLSKKYHRSVAGVTITPDHRLSIGRSRKREIKALVHRWSVGKLEKFEVDYMRGLVAFARDIEPSFEDALNRKYGKQRIEEILRNPTLSDSPNWPEVGDVDDEIPF; via the coding sequence ATGCTGATCAAACAAATTGCACGGTCTACCCAACTCAATGAGGAAGATTTGCGACGTTTGGCAGCTAATGCCAGTAGTCATTACAAGCTTTACGACATTCCCAAGCGGAGTGGAGGAATGCGGCGCATCGCGCACCCGAGTCGCGAACTGAAGGCAATTCAGCGATGGATTGACAAGGTCATTGTGCAAAGATTGCCAGTGCATGATGCAGCGACTGCTTATCGGAAGGGCGCTGGCATCCGTGAAAATGCTGAGCGTCATCGTAAAACTCTGTATACAAACAGGTATGACTTTGCGAATTTTTTTCCATCGTTCAAAAGGGAGCAAGTCCAAAGCTTTCTTCAATCTGCAGCTGCAAAAGTTGGACTAATATTGAGCGATGAAGACGCTGACTTTATTGGCTGCATCGTGTGCCGGTATGACCGTTTAACCATTGGAGCACCGAGCTCTCCGTCAATTACGAATGCAATGATGTTTCCGTTTGATCAGCTTCTTTTTGATTACTGCGCAAAGAGGAATTTAGTTTATACTCGCTACGCTGATGACATTTTCATTTCTTCTTATGCACCTGATCAACTTTTGAATCTTGAAGCAAGAATTGCGGAAACAAAAAGACAAATTCCACATCTGTCTATACGCCTAAACCGTCAAAAGACGGTACACCTTTCAAAGAAGTACCATAGGAGCGTTGCGGGTGTCACAATCACTCCAGATCATCGGCTCTCGATCGGCAGAAGCCGAAAGAGGGAGATAAAAGCATTGGTTCACCGGTGGTCTGTTGGAAAACTCGAAAAATTCGAAGTCGACTACATGCGCGGTTTGGTGGCATTTGCGAGGGACATCGAACCGAGCTTTGAAGATGCGTTGAACAGAAAGTATGGCAAGCAGAGGATCGAGGAGATACTCAGAAATCCAACTTTGTCGGACTCTCCAAACTGGCCTGAAGTCGGAGATGTTGATGACGAAATTCCATTTTGA
- a CDS encoding helix-turn-helix transcriptional regulator, translating into MAIEITLDMMLVKRKLSSREVAQAIGLSETNLSLFKSGKVKGVRFQSLDALCKVLDCQPGDILRYVPDEEDAERSEGA; encoded by the coding sequence ATGGCGATTGAGATCACGCTCGACATGATGTTGGTAAAGCGCAAACTTTCCTCACGCGAGGTGGCGCAGGCGATCGGGCTGTCTGAGACCAACCTGTCGCTGTTCAAATCCGGCAAGGTGAAAGGCGTGCGCTTTCAGTCGTTAGATGCGCTCTGCAAGGTGCTGGACTGTCAGCCCGGTGATATCCTGCGCTATGTGCCGGATGAGGAGGACGCGGAGAGGAGCGAGGGGGCCTGA
- a CDS encoding type II toxin-antitoxin system HipA family toxin, translated as MAPKKSNRRGRSGTMQVLLNGRLVGHLRLASSGAISFAYDPGWLAWEHAMPISLSLPLREEAHQGAPVIAYLENLLPDNQAIRERVAARVRAGGTDAWNMLEKIGRDCVGALQFVSGEVSEAHGLEGEPVTDAQIAALLRNLASAPLGLDEDDDFRISIAGAQEKTALLRHNGEWVRPSGMTPTTHILKTQLGVLPNGINLSDSVENEFFCMSFCRAMGADVAEVEIVDFEDVRSLVVTRFDRRWTADGRLIRLPQEDFCQALSVPPSQKYQMDGGPGITEGIGLLSGSDDALADRRAFFRAQVLFWLLGATDGHAKNFSVALRPGGFRMTPLYDVLSAEKAVDDGQIRQNRMRLAMAVDGHYRINEVVPRHFLQAAKAAGFGVALAEEVLAEVAGRLEGALAETQAALPKGFPSALTDVVANGIQARVASFDL; from the coding sequence ATGGCCCCCAAAAAATCAAACCGGCGCGGACGGAGCGGCACGATGCAGGTGCTTTTGAACGGACGTCTGGTGGGGCATCTGCGCCTTGCCAGCTCCGGCGCGATCAGTTTTGCCTATGATCCGGGTTGGCTGGCGTGGGAACATGCCATGCCGATCTCGCTGTCGCTGCCCCTGCGCGAAGAGGCACATCAGGGCGCGCCGGTCATCGCCTATCTGGAAAACCTGCTGCCTGACAATCAGGCGATCCGCGAGCGTGTGGCGGCGCGGGTGCGCGCGGGTGGCACCGATGCTTGGAACATGCTGGAGAAGATCGGGCGGGACTGTGTGGGGGCGTTGCAATTCGTCTCGGGTGAGGTGTCCGAGGCGCACGGGCTGGAGGGCGAGCCAGTGACTGACGCCCAGATCGCTGCCCTGCTTCGCAATCTGGCGAGCGCCCCGCTTGGCCTCGACGAAGACGACGATTTCCGCATTTCCATTGCCGGTGCGCAGGAGAAAACCGCGCTCTTGCGCCACAATGGCGAATGGGTCCGACCCTCGGGTATGACGCCCACGACCCATATCCTGAAGACCCAGCTTGGCGTGCTGCCGAACGGGATCAACCTGTCGGACAGCGTGGAAAACGAATTCTTCTGCATGAGCTTCTGCCGCGCCATGGGCGCGGATGTGGCTGAGGTCGAGATCGTCGATTTCGAGGATGTGCGCAGCCTTGTGGTGACGCGATTTGACCGGCGCTGGACCGCAGACGGGCGCTTGATCCGCCTACCACAGGAGGATTTTTGTCAGGCCCTCTCTGTGCCGCCCAGCCAGAAATACCAGATGGACGGTGGGCCGGGGATCACCGAGGGTATCGGCCTGCTTTCGGGCAGCGATGACGCGCTGGCCGATCGGCGCGCTTTCTTCCGCGCGCAGGTTCTATTCTGGCTCTTGGGCGCGACGGACGGCCACGCTAAGAATTTCAGCGTCGCGCTGCGCCCCGGCGGCTTCCGCATGACGCCTCTCTACGATGTGCTGAGCGCTGAGAAGGCCGTTGATGACGGGCAGATCCGCCAGAACCGGATGCGCCTCGCCATGGCGGTGGATGGGCATTACCGGATCAACGAGGTGGTGCCGCGTCACTTTCTGCAAGCCGCCAAGGCGGCAGGGTTCGGCGTGGCGCTGGCGGAAGAGGTATTGGCAGAGGTTGCCGGGCGTTTGGAGGGGGCGCTAGCGGAAACACAGGCCGCGCTGCCCAAGGGCTTCCCCTCCGCGCTGACCGATGTTGTCGCAAATGGCATTCAGGCGCGGGTAGCCAGTTTCGACTTGTGA
- the rpsR gene encoding 30S ribosomal protein S18, with the protein MAAKPFFRRRKVCPFSGDNAPAIDYKDTRLLQRYISERGKIVPSRITAVSAKKQRELARAIKRARFLALLPYAVK; encoded by the coding sequence ATGGCCGCTAAACCGTTTTTCCGCCGTCGCAAAGTCTGCCCGTTCTCCGGCGACAATGCTCCCGCGATTGATTACAAAGACACCCGTCTTCTGCAGCGCTACATCTCCGAGCGCGGCAAAATCGTCCCGTCCCGTATCACCGCAGTCTCTGCGAAGAAACAGCGTGAGCTGGCCCGTGCCATCAAACGCGCGCGCTTCCTCGCCCTGCTGCCCTACGCTGTGAAGTAA
- a CDS encoding helix-turn-helix domain-containing protein, producing the protein MDFSARTAEQIGEAIRRARKARGWTQGDISARTNLRVATISSLENGDAGTKLATLLAVMAALGLEFRLVERGGSVEIEDIF; encoded by the coding sequence ATGGATTTCTCTGCCAGAACTGCCGAACAGATCGGCGAAGCGATCCGGCGTGCACGCAAGGCACGCGGCTGGACGCAGGGCGATATCAGCGCGCGTACCAATCTGCGCGTGGCGACAATTTCGTCGCTGGAAAACGGCGATGCGGGCACCAAACTGGCAACGCTCTTGGCTGTAATGGCAGCGCTCGGGTTGGAGTTCCGGCTGGTTGAGCGCGGCGGCTCGGTTGAGATTGAGGACATCTTCTGA
- the fabG gene encoding 3-oxoacyl-[acyl-carrier-protein] reductase has product MFDLTGKNALITGASGGIGGAIAKALYDAGATVALSGTRVEPLEALAAELGERAHVLPCNLSDKEAVEALPKQAAEVMGSVDILVNNAGITRDNLFMRMSDDEWESVLNVNLTSTMRLCKGVLRGMMKARWGRIVNISSIVGATGNPGQGNYAASKAGMVGMSKSLAYEVATRGITVNCVAPGFIATAMTDKLTIDQKEKINVQIPTGRMGTPEEIAAAVVYLASQEAGYTTGTTLHVNGGMAML; this is encoded by the coding sequence ATGTTTGATCTGACTGGTAAAAATGCGCTGATCACGGGGGCGTCCGGCGGCATTGGCGGTGCGATTGCCAAGGCGCTTTATGACGCGGGCGCAACCGTGGCGCTGTCCGGCACGCGGGTGGAGCCTTTGGAGGCGCTGGCTGCGGAGCTGGGGGAGCGCGCGCATGTGCTGCCGTGCAACCTGTCCGACAAAGAAGCCGTCGAGGCGCTGCCGAAACAGGCCGCCGAAGTCATGGGGTCGGTCGATATTCTGGTGAACAACGCGGGCATCACGCGCGACAACCTGTTCATGCGGATGTCGGATGACGAATGGGAGAGCGTGCTGAACGTGAACCTGACCTCGACGATGCGCCTGTGCAAAGGCGTGCTGCGCGGCATGATGAAGGCACGTTGGGGCCGGATCGTGAATATTTCCTCGATCGTCGGCGCGACCGGCAATCCGGGGCAGGGCAACTATGCCGCGTCGAAAGCGGGCATGGTCGGCATGTCGAAATCGCTGGCCTATGAGGTCGCGACGCGCGGCATCACGGTGAACTGCGTGGCGCCGGGGTTCATTGCGACGGCGATGACCGACAAGTTGACGATTGATCAGAAAGAGAAGATCAACGTGCAAATCCCGACGGGCCGCATGGGCACGCCGGAAGAGATCGCGGCGGCTGTGGTGTATCTGGCCTCGCAAGAGGCGGGCTACACGACCGGCACGACGCTGCATGTGAATGGCGGGATGGCTATGCTTTGA
- a CDS encoding acyl carrier protein: MSDIADRVKKIVVEHLDVEEDKVTETASFIDDLGADSLDTVELVMAFEEEFGIEIPDDAAETIQTFGDAVKFITEAS; the protein is encoded by the coding sequence ATGAGCGACATCGCAGATCGCGTGAAAAAGATCGTTGTCGAGCACCTCGACGTTGAAGAAGACAAAGTGACGGAAACCGCGTCCTTCATCGACGATCTGGGCGCAGACAGCCTCGACACCGTCGAGCTGGTCATGGCATTCGAAGAAGAGTTCGGAATCGAGATCCCGGACGACGCAGCCGAGACCATCCAGACCTTCGGCGACGCGGTGAAGTTCATCACCGAAGCCTCCTGA
- the rpsF gene encoding 30S ribosomal protein S6 — protein sequence MPLYEHVFIARQDLSNAQAEGLIEHFGTVLADNGGKLVEHEYWGVKTMAYKINKNRKGHYAYLRTDAPSEAVQEMERLMRLHDDVMRVLTIKVDAHEEGPSVQMQKRDDREDRRPRRN from the coding sequence ATGCCGCTTTACGAGCATGTCTTCATTGCGCGTCAGGACCTTTCCAACGCGCAGGCCGAAGGTCTCATCGAACATTTTGGCACCGTCCTCGCCGACAACGGCGGGAAACTCGTCGAGCACGAGTACTGGGGCGTCAAAACGATGGCCTACAAGATCAACAAGAACCGCAAGGGCCACTACGCCTACCTGCGCACCGACGCCCCGTCGGAAGCCGTGCAGGAAATGGAACGCCTGATGCGTCTGCATGACGACGTGATGCGCGTCCTGACCATCAAGGTCGACGCCCACGAGGAAGGCCCCTCCGTGCAAATGCAGAAACGTGACGACCGCGAAGACCGTCGTCCGCGTCGCAACTGA
- the rplI gene encoding 50S ribosomal protein L9 → MEVILLERVAKLGQMGDVVSVKDGYARNFLLPQEKALRASQANIKAFEAQKAQLEARNLETKKEAEALAATLDGQKFVVIRSASDSGALYGSVTPRDAADAATENGFSVDRKQVALRAPIKELGLHEVHVILHPEVEATVILNVARSTEEAELQAEGKSIQELAAEAEAQAEFEISELFDDIGSAASDDDDLAEAVEAEAEEE, encoded by the coding sequence ATGGAAGTTATCCTTCTCGAACGCGTGGCCAAACTTGGCCAAATGGGCGATGTCGTGTCCGTCAAAGACGGCTACGCCCGCAACTTCCTGCTGCCGCAGGAAAAAGCGCTGCGTGCCTCGCAGGCAAACATCAAAGCTTTCGAAGCGCAAAAAGCGCAACTTGAGGCCCGTAACCTCGAGACCAAGAAAGAGGCCGAAGCTCTGGCTGCGACCCTCGACGGCCAGAAGTTCGTCGTGATTCGCTCCGCCTCCGACTCTGGTGCGCTCTACGGCTCCGTCACCCCCCGTGACGCCGCAGATGCCGCCACCGAGAATGGCTTCTCCGTCGATCGCAAGCAGGTCGCCCTGCGCGCGCCGATCAAAGAGCTTGGCTTGCACGAAGTGCACGTCATCCTGCACCCGGAAGTCGAAGCCACCGTCATCCTCAACGTGGCCCGTTCCACCGAGGAAGCCGAACTTCAAGCTGAAGGCAAATCCATCCAGGAGCTTGCCGCCGAAGCAGAAGCCCAGGCCGAATTCGAAATCTCCGAACTGTTCGACGACATCGGCTCCGCCGCGTCCGACGACGACGACCTGGCCGAAGCTGTCGAAGCAGAGGCCGAAGAAGAGTAA
- a CDS encoding helix-turn-helix transcriptional regulator, which produces MERTFTVEDFGKRLRELRKAQGYSQEGFALTVELDRTYIGGIERGERNPGLKTILRIAEALGVPVAELFSAG; this is translated from the coding sequence ATGGAGCGCACGTTTACAGTCGAGGATTTTGGGAAGCGCTTGCGCGAGCTGCGCAAGGCACAGGGCTATTCACAGGAAGGCTTTGCCCTGACCGTGGAGCTTGACCGAACCTACATCGGCGGGATTGAACGCGGGGAACGTAATCCGGGCCTTAAGACGATACTGAGGATCGCCGAGGCGCTCGGGGTGCCTGTGGCGGAACTGTTCAGTGCGGGATGA